In one Aricia agestis chromosome 5, ilAriAges1.1, whole genome shotgun sequence genomic region, the following are encoded:
- the LOC121727446 gene encoding probable E3 ubiquitin-protein ligase HERC4 isoform X1, which yields MKGKMFCWGNATHHELCIESPETLDLVIKPTLSNWKESQHVQSVAAGEFHTLYLTDVGHLYSCGSNDVGQLGRQTEAVDGKCPAPVETFKGCTLSAIACGIQHSMAVDEWGQPFSWGSDSMGQLGSNLGAQIQDKPKIIKFLAAKNVIQVACGSYHSVALTNNGDLYAWGANSFGQCGLGTMSNKETTPQQITSLVGVPIAQIACGSNHTFVLSKSGAVFGWGKNFNGQLGLQDRENRCYPTHLKPLRNVKVCHITCGEDFTAFLTLDGGVFTCGAGEYGQTGHGTTRDELVPRKVLELMGSTVTQVACGRRHALVRVGARVLACGYGARGQLGCPHLATALVPTPVPVSTEPPRKKAKLERETSNGRQTYAASKLNFSAEILNGPIRVFAGGDHSFLLVNSKKPDWSDFRVPDTKKQILTLNLAKLAACQMFKDNDSVNQDLLAYLEVVFSSISCINGSFLLAHNAHFGCNTKVPGVDLKRAEEAFTLISRFENTSIRELIFSNLTENIIKKAKASMPDVEALRMFLILPLYHEMRNPRRHPELQGPFAEAFNRLSTQGSRIVQTWWEAQSTEYFEMLVDIFKSVIVYELMQPSVQTHKKLQFSRSILQILNSLTQLNRINFSNPKKPKIPAECFYIEDLSNRVDIASDYINWLSDNNSSSVHLCNYAFLFDVQCKSLLLKIDQQIQMQMAVSRAASALLTRIMFDPTYEHTGASEQFLHLRVARDHILRDTMTQISAHDSSQLKKPLRVEFLGEEAEDAGGVRKEFFFLLLKEIFDPVYGMFKQSEETNMIWFSNNPFEDDVMYYLIGAIFGLAIYNSIIIYVPFPLVLYKKILGEAVMLDDLSDLYPTLANSLRSLLEYSENDVEDVFGLCFAVNTEVFGEIQVHPLKEDGENIPVSLENKAEYVDLYVNFLLNKSVENQFKAFNQGFQKVCGGRIIKLFRSHELQAVVIGNERYDWDVFEANAEYKDGYERNDQTVRWFWEVFHELPLEDKKKFLLFLTGSDRVPIRGMGDIKIRIQPVADERFFPVAHTCFNLLDLPRYRTKERLKYHLLQAIQQNMGFSLV from the exons CCCCCGTGGAAACATTTAAAGGATGTACGCTATCAGCAATTGCTTGTGGCATACAGCATTCAATGGCAGTGGACGAATGGGGGCAGCCATTCAGTTGGGGGTCAGACAGCATGGGCCAACTTGGCAGCAATCTCGGTGCTCAAATACAGGACAAACccaaaataataaagtttctcGCTGCCAAAAATGTTATACAAGTTGCATGTGGATCATACCATTCAGTTGCTTTAACAAACA ATGGCGACCTATACGCATGGGGTGCAAACAGTTTTGGTCAGTGTGGTCTGGGAACCATGTCCAACAAGGAAACCACACCACAACAGATAACGTCCCTGGTTGGAGTCCCAATAGCTCAGATAGCTTGTGGCAGCAACCACACATTTGTGTTATCAAA ATCTGGTGCAGTATTTGGTTGGGGTAAAAATTTCAATGGCCAGTTGGGATTACAGGACAGAGAAAATAGATGTTATCCAACACACCTGAAACCTTTGAGAAATGTTAAG GTATGTCACATAACATGTGGCGAAGACTTCACGGCATTTCTGACGTTGGACGGCGGAGTGTTCACGTGCGGCGCCGGCGAGTACGGACAGACGGGACACGGCACGACGAGGGATGAACTTGTTCCTAGAAAG GTGCTAGAGCTGATGGGCAGCACAGTGACGCAAGTGGCGTGCGGGCGGCGACACGCGCTCGTCCGCGTGGGCGCGCGCGTGCTCGCGTGCGGGTACGGCGCGCGTGGTCAACTCGGGTGCCCGCACCTCGCTACTGCTCTCGTGCCCACGCCTGTACCGGTGTCTACTGAGCCG CCAAGGAAGAAAGCCAAGTTGGAGAGAGAAACCTCGAATGGCAGGCAGACCTACGCGGCCTCCAAATTAAAT TTCTCAGCGGAAATACTGAATGGACCAATAAGAGTCTTCGCTGGTGGCGATCACAGTTTTCTACTGGTAAACTCCAAAAAGCCGGATTGGTCAGATTTCCGTGTACCTGACACTAAGAAGCAAATTCTGACGTTGAACCTAGCGAAGCTGGCTGCGTGTCAGATGTTCAAAGACAATGACAGTGTTAATCAG GATTTACTGGCGTACCTAGAAGTAGTGTTCAGCTCAATATCGTGTATAAACGGTTCGTTCCTACTGGCTCACAATGCTCATTTCGGCTGTAATACCAAGGTGCCCGGTGTGGACTTGAAGCGGGCAGAGGAGGCTTTCACATTGATCAGTCGATTCGAAAACACGTCCATACGGGAACTG ATATTTAGCAATTTAACAGAGAACATAATCAAGAAGGCGAAGGCGTCGATGCCCGATGTAGAAGCGCTAAGAATGTTTCTGATACTGCCGCTCTATCACGAGATGAGAAATCCAAGGCGGCATCCAGAATTACAG GGTCCGTTCGCCGAGGCATTCAACAGACTATCAACGCAGGGTTCCCGTATAGTGCAGACGTGGTGGGAGGCTCAAAGCACCGAGTACTTTGAGATGCTGGTGGATATATTCAAGAGTGTGATAGTGTATGAACTGATGCAGCCTAGTGTACAAACTCATAAG AAATTACAATTTAGTAGAAGTATATTGCAAATATTAAATTCACTGACACAACTGAACAGAATAAACTTTTCCAATCCGAAAAAACCTAAAATACCAGCGGAGTGTTTCTACATAGAAGATCTGAGCAACCGTGTGGATATTGCTTCTGATTATATCAACTGGCTCTCCGATAACAAT tCATCATCAGTCCACCTCTGCAACTACGCGTTCCTATTCGACGTGCAGTGCAAGTCGCTCCTGCTGAAAATAGACCAACAGATACAAATGCAAATGGCCGTGTCTAGGGCAGCTTCAGCCCTACTTACACGTATAATGTTCGATCCGACTTACGAGCATACGGGCGCCAGCGAACAGTTCCTGCATCTAAGAGTGGCGAGAGACCACATATTGAGGGACACGATGACCCAGATTAGTGCGCACGATTCGTCGCAGCTGAAGAAGCCTTTACGG GTAGAGTTCCTTGGCGAAGAAGCCGAAGACGCGGGCGGGGTGCGGAAGGAATTCTTCTTCTTATTACTAAAGGAGATATTCGATCCCGTTTACGGCATGTTCAAACAGTCGGAGGAGACCAACATGATTTGGTTCTCGAATAATCCGTTTGAGGATGACGTCATGTATTACTTGATTG gtGCAATATTCGGTCTGGCGATATACAACTCGATAATTATCTATGTGCCCTTCCCGCTTGTGTTATACAAGAAGATACTGGGTGAGGCGGTGATGTTGGACGACCTGTCTGACCTCTACCCCACGCTGGCGAACAGTCTTCGTAGTTTGTTGGAGTATTCTGAGAATGATGTTGAAGAT GTGTTTGGTCTATGTTTCGCGGTCAACACTGAGGTGTTCGGCGAGATACAGGTTCACCCGCTGAAAGAGGACGGCGAGAATATACCCGTCTCGCTCGAGAACAAGGCCGAGTATGTTGACCTGTACGTCAACTTCCTGCTCAATAAGTCCGTCGAGAATCAGTTTAAGGCGTTCAATCAGGGTttccaaaag GTGTGCGGTGGTCGCATAATCAAGCTGTTCCGGTCGCACGAGCTGCAGGCGGTCGTGATCGGGAACGAGCGGTACGACTGGGACGTGTTCGAGGCCAACGCCGAGTACAAGGACGGATACGAGCGGAATGATCAGACTGTCAG ATGGTTCTGGGAGGTGTTCCACGAGCTGCCTCTAGAGGATAAGAAGAAGTTCCTGTTGTTCCTCACCGGTAGCGACAGAGTGCCCATACGCGGCATGGGTGATATTAAG aTACGGATTCAACCAGTAGCCGACGAGCGTTTCTTCCCGGTGGCTCACACGTGTTTCAATCTACTGGACTTACCGAGATACCGCACGAAGGAGAGGCTCAAGTACCATTTACTACAAGCCATACAACAGAACATGGGCTTCTCGCTCGTTTGA
- the LOC121727446 gene encoding probable E3 ubiquitin-protein ligase HERC4 isoform X2: MKGKMFCWGNATHHELCIESPETLDLVIKPTLSNWKESQHVQSVAAGEFHTLYLTDVGHLYSCGSNDVGQLGRQTEAVDGKCPAPVETFKGCTLSAIACGIQHSMAVDEWGQPFSWGSDSMGQLGSNLGAQIQDKPKIIKFLAAKNVIQVACGSYHSVALTNNGDLYAWGANSFGQCGLGTMSNKETTPQQITSLVGVPIAQIACGSNHTFVLSKSGAVFGWGKNFNGQLGLQDRENRCYPTHLKPLRNVKVCHITCGEDFTAFLTLDGGVFTCGAGEYGQTGHGTTRDELVPRKVLELMGSTVTQVACGRRHALVRVGARVLACGYGARGQLGCPHLATALVPTPVPVSTEPFSAEILNGPIRVFAGGDHSFLLVNSKKPDWSDFRVPDTKKQILTLNLAKLAACQMFKDNDSVNQDLLAYLEVVFSSISCINGSFLLAHNAHFGCNTKVPGVDLKRAEEAFTLISRFENTSIRELIFSNLTENIIKKAKASMPDVEALRMFLILPLYHEMRNPRRHPELQGPFAEAFNRLSTQGSRIVQTWWEAQSTEYFEMLVDIFKSVIVYELMQPSVQTHKKLQFSRSILQILNSLTQLNRINFSNPKKPKIPAECFYIEDLSNRVDIASDYINWLSDNNSSSVHLCNYAFLFDVQCKSLLLKIDQQIQMQMAVSRAASALLTRIMFDPTYEHTGASEQFLHLRVARDHILRDTMTQISAHDSSQLKKPLRVEFLGEEAEDAGGVRKEFFFLLLKEIFDPVYGMFKQSEETNMIWFSNNPFEDDVMYYLIGAIFGLAIYNSIIIYVPFPLVLYKKILGEAVMLDDLSDLYPTLANSLRSLLEYSENDVEDVFGLCFAVNTEVFGEIQVHPLKEDGENIPVSLENKAEYVDLYVNFLLNKSVENQFKAFNQGFQKVCGGRIIKLFRSHELQAVVIGNERYDWDVFEANAEYKDGYERNDQTVRWFWEVFHELPLEDKKKFLLFLTGSDRVPIRGMGDIKIRIQPVADERFFPVAHTCFNLLDLPRYRTKERLKYHLLQAIQQNMGFSLV, translated from the exons CCCCCGTGGAAACATTTAAAGGATGTACGCTATCAGCAATTGCTTGTGGCATACAGCATTCAATGGCAGTGGACGAATGGGGGCAGCCATTCAGTTGGGGGTCAGACAGCATGGGCCAACTTGGCAGCAATCTCGGTGCTCAAATACAGGACAAACccaaaataataaagtttctcGCTGCCAAAAATGTTATACAAGTTGCATGTGGATCATACCATTCAGTTGCTTTAACAAACA ATGGCGACCTATACGCATGGGGTGCAAACAGTTTTGGTCAGTGTGGTCTGGGAACCATGTCCAACAAGGAAACCACACCACAACAGATAACGTCCCTGGTTGGAGTCCCAATAGCTCAGATAGCTTGTGGCAGCAACCACACATTTGTGTTATCAAA ATCTGGTGCAGTATTTGGTTGGGGTAAAAATTTCAATGGCCAGTTGGGATTACAGGACAGAGAAAATAGATGTTATCCAACACACCTGAAACCTTTGAGAAATGTTAAG GTATGTCACATAACATGTGGCGAAGACTTCACGGCATTTCTGACGTTGGACGGCGGAGTGTTCACGTGCGGCGCCGGCGAGTACGGACAGACGGGACACGGCACGACGAGGGATGAACTTGTTCCTAGAAAG GTGCTAGAGCTGATGGGCAGCACAGTGACGCAAGTGGCGTGCGGGCGGCGACACGCGCTCGTCCGCGTGGGCGCGCGCGTGCTCGCGTGCGGGTACGGCGCGCGTGGTCAACTCGGGTGCCCGCACCTCGCTACTGCTCTCGTGCCCACGCCTGTACCGGTGTCTACTGAGCCG TTCTCAGCGGAAATACTGAATGGACCAATAAGAGTCTTCGCTGGTGGCGATCACAGTTTTCTACTGGTAAACTCCAAAAAGCCGGATTGGTCAGATTTCCGTGTACCTGACACTAAGAAGCAAATTCTGACGTTGAACCTAGCGAAGCTGGCTGCGTGTCAGATGTTCAAAGACAATGACAGTGTTAATCAG GATTTACTGGCGTACCTAGAAGTAGTGTTCAGCTCAATATCGTGTATAAACGGTTCGTTCCTACTGGCTCACAATGCTCATTTCGGCTGTAATACCAAGGTGCCCGGTGTGGACTTGAAGCGGGCAGAGGAGGCTTTCACATTGATCAGTCGATTCGAAAACACGTCCATACGGGAACTG ATATTTAGCAATTTAACAGAGAACATAATCAAGAAGGCGAAGGCGTCGATGCCCGATGTAGAAGCGCTAAGAATGTTTCTGATACTGCCGCTCTATCACGAGATGAGAAATCCAAGGCGGCATCCAGAATTACAG GGTCCGTTCGCCGAGGCATTCAACAGACTATCAACGCAGGGTTCCCGTATAGTGCAGACGTGGTGGGAGGCTCAAAGCACCGAGTACTTTGAGATGCTGGTGGATATATTCAAGAGTGTGATAGTGTATGAACTGATGCAGCCTAGTGTACAAACTCATAAG AAATTACAATTTAGTAGAAGTATATTGCAAATATTAAATTCACTGACACAACTGAACAGAATAAACTTTTCCAATCCGAAAAAACCTAAAATACCAGCGGAGTGTTTCTACATAGAAGATCTGAGCAACCGTGTGGATATTGCTTCTGATTATATCAACTGGCTCTCCGATAACAAT tCATCATCAGTCCACCTCTGCAACTACGCGTTCCTATTCGACGTGCAGTGCAAGTCGCTCCTGCTGAAAATAGACCAACAGATACAAATGCAAATGGCCGTGTCTAGGGCAGCTTCAGCCCTACTTACACGTATAATGTTCGATCCGACTTACGAGCATACGGGCGCCAGCGAACAGTTCCTGCATCTAAGAGTGGCGAGAGACCACATATTGAGGGACACGATGACCCAGATTAGTGCGCACGATTCGTCGCAGCTGAAGAAGCCTTTACGG GTAGAGTTCCTTGGCGAAGAAGCCGAAGACGCGGGCGGGGTGCGGAAGGAATTCTTCTTCTTATTACTAAAGGAGATATTCGATCCCGTTTACGGCATGTTCAAACAGTCGGAGGAGACCAACATGATTTGGTTCTCGAATAATCCGTTTGAGGATGACGTCATGTATTACTTGATTG gtGCAATATTCGGTCTGGCGATATACAACTCGATAATTATCTATGTGCCCTTCCCGCTTGTGTTATACAAGAAGATACTGGGTGAGGCGGTGATGTTGGACGACCTGTCTGACCTCTACCCCACGCTGGCGAACAGTCTTCGTAGTTTGTTGGAGTATTCTGAGAATGATGTTGAAGAT GTGTTTGGTCTATGTTTCGCGGTCAACACTGAGGTGTTCGGCGAGATACAGGTTCACCCGCTGAAAGAGGACGGCGAGAATATACCCGTCTCGCTCGAGAACAAGGCCGAGTATGTTGACCTGTACGTCAACTTCCTGCTCAATAAGTCCGTCGAGAATCAGTTTAAGGCGTTCAATCAGGGTttccaaaag GTGTGCGGTGGTCGCATAATCAAGCTGTTCCGGTCGCACGAGCTGCAGGCGGTCGTGATCGGGAACGAGCGGTACGACTGGGACGTGTTCGAGGCCAACGCCGAGTACAAGGACGGATACGAGCGGAATGATCAGACTGTCAG ATGGTTCTGGGAGGTGTTCCACGAGCTGCCTCTAGAGGATAAGAAGAAGTTCCTGTTGTTCCTCACCGGTAGCGACAGAGTGCCCATACGCGGCATGGGTGATATTAAG aTACGGATTCAACCAGTAGCCGACGAGCGTTTCTTCCCGGTGGCTCACACGTGTTTCAATCTACTGGACTTACCGAGATACCGCACGAAGGAGAGGCTCAAGTACCATTTACTACAAGCCATACAACAGAACATGGGCTTCTCGCTCGTTTGA